In Rutidosis leptorrhynchoides isolate AG116_Rl617_1_P2 chromosome 2, CSIRO_AGI_Rlap_v1, whole genome shotgun sequence, one genomic interval encodes:
- the LOC139892574 gene encoding DEK domain-containing chromatin-associated protein 1-like, which translates to MASESETLETKKQEDEVPIAEEEVELKQNEDEKETKDEEDKDEDENDDEKTEETKKRGSRDQSAKKGGSKKLKTESSPVTPIERPSRERKTVERYTQSMSRLSSPKPFSVEKGSGTQLKEIPNVAYKMSKRKPDDNLQSLHMVLFNKRAKANTLKKNIGMFSGFVWTDDEEKQRTKVKEKLDKLTKEKLFDFCDILNLQIHKSHLKKAKVSIKLLEFLQSPHVTTDVLLSEKEQKSKKQKAKAKRSRTPSKKQSGEKRKRSSKAQEENVDENEGSESENESEEEDDKSTPAKPESDEEEDKSEGGASDDEPVEEEDQQKKSSSKKSVKKDVGTKSEEKTKALKKDDVKSATKSDKKSTSASKKGAESSKKSMEEKNIKKAEKKVPTKKESAKDQGKGKTSKKAKKEPTNEEMHAVVVSILKEVDFNTATLSDIIKQLGTHFGQDLLHRKSEVKAIITDVINNMSGEEDEDDDEEEENEDEKEADEAKGGSDEDNDDDADKNDS; encoded by the exons ATGGCTTCCGAATCTGAAACCCTAGAAACTAAAAAGCAAGAAGATGAAGTTCCGATTGCTGAAGAAGAAGTCGAATTGAAACAAAACGAAGACGAGAAAGAAACTAAAGACGAAGAAGATAAAGATGAAGATGAGAACGATGATGAAAAAACTGAAGAAACTAAAAAAAGAGGAAGTAGAGATCAGAGTGCAAAAAAAGGTGGTTCGAAGAAATTGAAGACTGAATCGAGTCCTGTGACACCGATTGAAAGGCCTAGTAGAGAAAGGAAGACTGTTGAACGCTACACACAGTCTATGAGTAGGCTTTCTTCTCCAAAACCTTTTTCAGTTGAgaaa GGTTCAGGCACTCAACTTAAGGAAATTCCAAATG TTGCGTACAAGATGTCCAAGAGGAAACCTGATGATAATTTGCAGTCACTGCATATGGTTCTTTTCAATAAGCGAGCAAAG GCGAACACTTTGAAGAAGAACATTGGCATGTTTTCTGGTTTTGTATGGACTGATGATGAG GAAAAACAGAGGACAAAGGTGAAAGAGAAGCTTGATAAACTTACTAAAGAAAAGTTATTTGACTTTTGTGACATTCTGAATCTTCAAATCCACAAATCACATCTCAAGAAGGCAA AGGTTTCAATAAAGCTGTTAGAGTTTTTACAATCTCCACATGTTACAACTGATGTTTTACTTTCTGAAAAAGAACAG AAAAGCAAAAAACAAAAAGCTAAGGCTAAAAGAAGCAGGACCCCATCCAAG AAACAATCTGGAGAGAAGCGCAAGCGTTCATCCAAAgctcaagaagaaaatgttgatgaaaATGAAGGTTCAGAGAGTGAGAATGAGTCCGAGGAGGAAGATGACAAGAGCACGCCTGCAAAACCAGAAAGTGACGAGGAAGAAGATAAGTCAGAAGGTGGTGCCAGTGATGATGAACCGGTAGAGGAGGAAGATCAACAAAAAAAGAGCTCTTCAAAGAAGAGTGTTAAGAAGGATGTTGGAACCAAATCTGAAGAGAAAACCAAAGCACTTAAAAAAGATGATGTGAAATCAGCTACTAAATCCGATAAAAAATCTACCTCGGCCTCCAAGAAAGGTGCTGAATCAAGTAAGAAATCTATGGAAGAGAAGAATATCAAAAAGGCTGAGAAAAAAGTCCCTACCAAGAAAGAGTCTGCAAAAGATCAAG GCAAGGGAAAAACCAGCAAGAAGGCGAAAAAGGAGCCTACTAATGAAGAGATGCATGCGGTTGTAGTTAGCATTTTAAAGGAAGTTGATTTCAACACT GCAACTTTATCCGACATCATAAAACAACTTG GTACCCATTTTGGCCAGGATCTATTGCACCGAAAGTCTGAAGTGAAGGCTATTATCACCGATGTTATTAATAATATGTCCGGTGAGGAAGATGAGGATgacgatgaagaagaagaaaacgaAGACGAAAAGGAAGCCGACGAAGCGAAGGGTGGCAGTGACGAGGACAATGATGACGATGCCGACAAGAACGATTCATAA